One window of the Leptospira broomii serovar Hurstbridge str. 5399 genome contains the following:
- a CDS encoding AbrB/MazE/SpoVT family DNA-binding domain-containing protein, with the protein MRASVVKIGNSKGIRIPKAVLEECHIEEEVDLLIDKNKIIITPLKAKPRDGWEKQFKAMSERKEDKLLIPDYIDLSNKDWEW; encoded by the coding sequence ATGAGAGCTTCAGTAGTCAAAATAGGTAATTCGAAAGGTATTAGGATCCCTAAGGCAGTTTTAGAAGAATGCCACATTGAGGAAGAAGTAGACCTGCTAATAGATAAAAATAAGATTATTATAACCCCTTTAAAAGCTAAGCCTAGGGATGGTTGGGAAAAGCAGTTTAAAGCAATGTCAGAGAGAAAAGAGGACAAATTACTTATTCCAGATTATATTGATTTATCTAATAAGGATTGGGAATGGTAG
- a CDS encoding type II toxin-antitoxin system PemK/MazF family toxin, giving the protein MVVSQYEVYLINLDPTIGHEIKKSRPCAIISPNEMNKFIGTVIIAPMTTKSHSYPTRIELTFQSKKGWIVLDQIRTVDKARLIKKLGKIESKTITKVKQVIREMLVD; this is encoded by the coding sequence ATGGTAGTTTCTCAATACGAAGTATATTTAATCAATTTAGATCCAACAATTGGACATGAAATCAAAAAATCAAGACCCTGTGCTATAATCTCACCAAATGAGATGAATAAATTCATTGGCACAGTTATTATTGCGCCTATGACTACAAAATCGCATTCATATCCAACAAGAATAGAACTAACTTTTCAAAGTAAGAAGGGTTGGATAGTTTTAGATCAAATTCGAACTGTTGATAAAGCTCGTCTGATTAAAAAGCTTGGCAAGATTGAATCCAAGACTATAACAAAAGTTAAACAAGTTATTCGAGAAATGTTAGTAGACTAA
- a CDS encoding helix-turn-helix domain-containing protein produces the protein MAKENSKLFNSLVKGLNEAIEHSEGKKVSGIKEHQISIEKLPQFKAREIKTIRTKLHLTQNLFARAIGVSVKTVEAWESGRNIPQGPAQRMLFILKNNSKALSLLGIKNT, from the coding sequence ATGGCAAAAGAAAATAGTAAACTGTTTAATAGCCTAGTAAAAGGTCTAAATGAAGCTATCGAGCATTCTGAAGGTAAGAAAGTTTCTGGAATTAAAGAACATCAGATTTCTATAGAAAAATTACCCCAATTTAAAGCTAGAGAAATTAAAACTATTAGAACTAAGCTTCATCTAACTCAAAATTTATTTGCCCGAGCAATAGGAGTTTCTGTAAAAACTGTAGAAGCATGGGAGTCTGGGAGGAATATCCCTCAGGGTCCAGCTCAACGAATGCTCTTTATTCTTAAAAATAATTCGAAAGCTCTTAGCTTGCTTGGAATTAAGAATACTTAG
- a CDS encoding type II toxin-antitoxin system RelE/ParE family toxin: MILSFKHKGLEQFFETGSKKGIQPDHASKLARILDRLDSSISHKDMDLPAYRLHPLKGKEKDRWSVWVNGNWRITFEFERENAILVDYEDYH, translated from the coding sequence TTGATACTTTCCTTTAAACATAAAGGCTTGGAACAGTTTTTTGAGACTGGAAGTAAGAAAGGGATTCAACCTGATCACGCAAGCAAATTAGCGCGAATTTTGGATAGGTTAGATTCATCCATATCTCATAAAGATATGGATTTACCAGCTTATAGATTACATCCGCTTAAGGGTAAAGAGAAGGATAGATGGTCAGTTTGGGTAAATGGCAATTGGCGAATTACTTTTGAATTTGAAAGAGAGAATGCTATATTAGTAGATTATGAAGATTATCATTAA
- a CDS encoding HigA family addiction module antitoxin, which translates to MNKRKPTHPGEILLEDVIKPLGLTITEAAKDLGISRKTLSEIVNGKSSITPETAVRIALATNTSAESWLNMQIKLDLWTALQDKPRNVIKFPVSA; encoded by the coding sequence ATGAATAAAAGAAAACCTACTCATCCTGGTGAAATCTTATTGGAAGATGTAATAAAGCCTCTTGGTTTAACGATAACGGAAGCTGCAAAAGATTTAGGAATATCTCGCAAGACACTTTCTGAAATAGTGAATGGAAAGAGTTCGATAACACCAGAGACAGCAGTTCGAATTGCTTTGGCGACAAATACTTCTGCAGAGAGTTGGTTAAATATGCAGATTAAATTGGATTTATGGACAGCCCTGCAGGACAAGCCCCGAAATGTTATTAAATTTCCGGTATCAGCTTAA